The genomic window CATCGAGACGCCGCAGGCCTCGCAGCTGATCCGCGCCACACCGCTGCCGCAGCTGACCGAAGCGGGCGCGGTAACCGGCATCGCCTCGATCGATCTCAGCGGCGATGCCATTTTCCGGCGCATTCCTGGCTACGAGGACGGCTTTGCCGCCATGCTGGCGAAGGCATCGGGAGCGGCACACGCATCCTTGCCGGCCGGCCAGCTGATCCAATCCTTCGGCCCGGCCCGCAGCTATCCCACCGTTTCCTACTACCAGGCGCTCGACCCGAAGAGCCTGCTGCCGCCTGACTATTTCAAGGATCGCGTCGTGCTGGTCGGCCTTAGCCTGCAGAATGCGCCTGAAATCGACAAGGGCGGCGTCGACGCCTTCGCGACGCCCTACACGGTTCACACCGGCAAACTCGTCTCCGGCGTCGAGGTCCAGGCGACGATCTACGACAATATCCGCCGTGGCCTGTCGATCGCCGAAGCGCGCCTGCCCACGGTCGCCGCCTGCATCCTGATATCGGTGCTGCTCGCCGCCGCCACCGTCTGGCGCTCGACCGGATGGCTGACCATCGTCACCAGTGCGGCCGCCATCCTCGCTTTTGCGGCCGTCAGCTTTGCCGGCATCCGGCTTACCCATGTTTTCGTCTCGCCACTCGGACCTGTTGTCGCCTATATCTCGGTCGCCTTCGGCCAGGCCGCCTTCGATTATGCCGAGGAGCGCCGCAATAAGCGCCAGATCACCCGCGCCTTCGCCCAATATATCTCGCCCGATCTGGTCCGCCGCCTGTCGAACGATCCGTCGCAGCTGAAGCTCGGCGGCGAGCGGCGCACGCTTTCGGTGCTGTTCTCGGACGTACGCGGCTTCACCACGATCGCCGAAACGATGAAGGACGATCCGGAGCAACTGACCGGCCTGATCAACCGGCTGCTGACGCCGCTTTCCGACGTGGTGATGGATCACGGCGGCACGATCGACAAATATATGGGCGACTGCATCATGGCCTTCTGGAATGCGCCGCTCGACGATCCCGACCACGCGCTTCACGCCGTGCGCGCCTCGCTCGCCATGCAGGCGGCGATATCGCGGCTGAACAGCCAGCTGGAGCGGGAAGCGGCCGCGCGCGGCGGCAAACCGCACGTCTTGAAGATGGGCGTCGGCATCAACACCGGCGAATGCATCGTCGGCAACATGGGCTCGACCCGCCGCTTCGATTATTCCTGCCTCGGCGACAGCGTCAACCTCGCCTCCCGCCTTGAAGGCGCCTCGAAGAATTACGGCGTGGCCCTCCTGCTCGGCGAGGAAACCGCGAAGCTGGTCAACGACACCTACATCGTCGTCGAACTCGACCGCATCATCGTCAAAGGCCGCACCGTCCCCTCGCCCGTCTTCACCGTCGTGCACAAGGCCGACGCCGGAGCGCTGGCTGCGCATGAGGCGTTTATCGAGGCGAAATATGCGGGGACGCTGGCGCCATCCGACCCGGTCTTTGACGGGCTGGCCGCCGATATTCCAGAGCTTTCCGCCTATTACGCCGCCGTGCGGGATGCGCTGGTGGGCGATAGTGGGGAGTGATCGCGCAGCGACAGTTCTGCGCAGATGCTCCTCTATGTGCCGAGCGCGTACATGTTCGTCGGCGCGCCATGCAGCATCACCTCGCGCTCGACACGGAAGCCGAATTTCTCGAGGATGCGGCATTGATGGGACGCACCAGCCCGATCACGCGCCCCGCATGCAGCTCGTCGAAAGCAAAGGCCAGCGTTTCCCGCACCAGCTCCGTGGCATATCCTTGCCCCCAGCTTTCAGGCTGGAGATGATAGGAAAGATTAAGGCCGCCAAATTCCTTGGAAAGGGTCACGCCGCCGAAACCGATCAGCGCGCCTGCTGCCTCGGCCGCCCAGCGCCCGAAGCCGTGATCTTTCCAATGACCGATGTCACGGGAAAGCCTCGCAGCACTTTCTTCCGGCGAATCCGGCCGCGGCACAGGCCGATGTGCAACCAACTCCGGTCGGGAAAAAAGCTCGGTCAGAAAATGAATATCTCC from Rhizobium sp. Pop5 includes these protein-coding regions:
- a CDS encoding CHASE2 domain-containing protein codes for the protein MRAEDNPGQAGLNSDQAGSRRLRLLVLSLSVLVAISFLSRLPAWSLLELKSFDYLSTVDDPRPPPDGPVIVAIDEPSLADINAQWPWPRSLHAELITQLRAAGARVIGLDIIMAEPSNPGNDAAIAKAVGPDIVLAGDETLIETPQASQLIRATPLPQLTEAGAVTGIASIDLSGDAIFRRIPGYEDGFAAMLAKASGAAHASLPAGQLIQSFGPARSYPTVSYYQALDPKSLLPPDYFKDRVVLVGLSLQNAPEIDKGGVDAFATPYTVHTGKLVSGVEVQATIYDNIRRGLSIAEARLPTVAACILISVLLAAATVWRSTGWLTIVTSAAAILAFAAVSFAGIRLTHVFVSPLGPVVAYISVAFGQAAFDYAEERRNKRQITRAFAQYISPDLVRRLSNDPSQLKLGGERRTLSVLFSDVRGFTTIAETMKDDPEQLTGLINRLLTPLSDVVMDHGGTIDKYMGDCIMAFWNAPLDDPDHALHAVRASLAMQAAISRLNSQLEREAAARGGKPHVLKMGVGINTGECIVGNMGSTRRFDYSCLGDSVNLASRLEGASKNYGVALLLGEETAKLVNDTYIVVELDRIIVKGRTVPSPVFTVVHKADAGALAAHEAFIEAKYAGTLAPSDPVFDGLAADIPELSAYYAAVRDALVGDSGE